A stretch of Nymphalis io chromosome 29, ilAglIoxx1.1, whole genome shotgun sequence DNA encodes these proteins:
- the LOC126779486 gene encoding modular serine protease-like isoform X3, protein MLAKLVFMLFVISSQLEGAARDNFRRGETSYNEPALIRRVPRQVACGYFPDEFKFVCSDGTCIAADKKCDGTVDCLDGSDETHHLCRETPCPDHLFRCTYGACVGGSAPCNGVTDCADNSDELQPKCNNYTFEIGGQFKCNDSSLIESDRRCDGIRDCSDGSDETLVACAGNVCASNGFQCAYGACVDEGAACNDIDECADGSDESDKLCNRTVPRRATTTTTTTTTTTTAPSTTTVGVPYMCVLPPHPENGLFLMNGDTAEYRAGDVAISAYFNTTCLPGYKVVGESVVICNLGRWIPTKLPSCVRACSLKPSDSLEYRCVLLDKGTNGTRECEELEVLGTVVMPECRRPNYYSPKPLPQMYCTDAGWSYKPTCLAKCGTPTPRGDFPWHVVVYRRADGTGDDYEQICGGSLVNEWTAVTAAHCVGLDDDCGVNPVENFMVAAGKLYRELNDPRDKLYQQTSQVSAIHVPERYGGDNLDYQYDLAVVKVKDRFVFSIYIRPVCLDFSSEFDEFQLKKGSMGRAAGWGLTQSRRGTESTKLKVVEMKYVEWQECKKRIPQLNIELIEVDKICASFGNGTTLSKGDSGSGLVFCAREHGEIRCYLRGVLFTAPPLPDGSYPNAIASFTHVQENEHFLQRHLANDPRPY, encoded by the exons TGATCTCGTCACAACTGGAAGGAGCGGCTAGAGACAATTTTAGAAGGGG aGAAACGTCATACAACGAGCCAGCATTGATCCGACGTGTGCCACGTCAGGTCGCGTGCGG GTACTTTCCGGACGAGTTCAAGTTCGTGTGTTCAGATGGCACTTGCATCGCAGCGGACAAGAAGTGCGACGGTACCGTCGACTGTCTCGACGGTTCGGACGAAACGCACCACCTCTGCAGGGAGACACC GTGCCCCGACCACCTATTTCGCTGTACATACGGCGCATGCGTCGGCGGTTCGGCGCCGTGTAATGGTGTCACAGACTGCGCCGACAATTCCGACGAGTTGCAACCGAAATGCAACAATTATACCTTTGAAATAGG GGGACAGTTTAAGTGCAATGACAGCAGTCTCATCGAGAGCGACCGGCGGTGTGACGGCATCCGCGACTGCAGCGACGGCTCCGACGAGACGTTGGTGGCGTGCGCCGGTAACGTCTGCGCCTCCAATGGGTTCCAGTGCGCTTATGGGGCCTGCGTCGACGAGGGCGCCGCCTGTAATGAC atAGACGAATGCGCTGATGGATCTGACGAGTCGGATAAACTATGCAACAGGACAGTACCACGGAGAGCCACCACAACGACCACCACAACGACCACCACAACGACCGCGCCGAGTACGACAACAGTGGG TGTTCCATACATGTGCGTGTTACCACCGCACCCGGAGAACGGCCTGTTCCTGATGAATGGTGACACCGCTGAATACAGAGCCGGTGACGTCGCGATTTCCGCCTATTTCAATACCACCTGCTTACCCGGATACAAGGTCGTCGGAGAGTCAGTGGTCATCTGTAACTTAGGACGGTGGATACCAACGAAATTACCATCCTGTGTCC GTGCCTGTTCATTGAAGCCGTCGGATAGCTTGGAGTACCGATGCGTGCTGCTCGACAAGGGTACGAACGGCACGCGTGAATGCGAAGAGTTGGAGGTGCTCGGGACCGTTGTGATGCCCGAGTGTCGCCGCCCCAACTACTACAGTCCCAAACCGCTGCCACAGATGTACTGTACCGACGCGGGCTGGAGCTACAAGCCCACCTGTCTAGCCA AGTGCGGCACGCCCACGCCGCGCGGGGACTTCCCGTGGCACGTCGTCGTGTACCGCCGCGCCGACGGCACCGGCGACGACTACGAGCAGATCTGCGGCGGCTCGCTCGTCAACGAGTGGACCGCCGTCACCG CTGCGCACTGCGTTGGGTTGGACGATGACTGTGGAGTCAACCCGGTCGAGAATTTCATGGTGGCTGCTGGCAAGCTGTACAGGGAACTGAACGACCCACGGGACAAACTTTACCAGCAGACATCCcaa gtttcAGCGATTCATGTACCTGAACGATACGGCGGAGATAATCTGGATTACCAGTATGATCTGGCTGTGGTCAAAGTGAAAGACAGATTCGTATTCAGTATCTACATTCGTCCAGTTTGTCTCGATTTCTCGTCAGAATTCGATGAATTCCAGTTGAAAAAAGGAAGTATGGGCAGA GCTGCGGGTTGGGGACTCACTCAGAGCCGACGTGGGACCGAGTCCACGAAGCTGAAGGTTGTGGAGATGAAGTACGTGGAGTGGCAGGAATGCAAAAAACGCATCCCGCAATTGAACATCGAGTTAATCGAAGTTGACAAGATCTGCGCCAGCTTCGGCAACG GCACGACGCTGAGCAAGGGCGACAGCGGCAGCGGGCTGGTGTTCTGCGCGCGCGAGCACGGTGAGATCCGCTGCTACCTGCGCGGCGTGCTGTTCACGGCTCCGCCGCTCCCCGACGGCAGCTACCCCAACGCGATCGCCAGCTTCACTCACGTGCAGGAAAACGAGCACTTCCTGCAGCGGCACCTCGCCAACGACCCGCGTCCCTA TTAA
- the LOC126779486 gene encoding modular serine protease-like isoform X4, with product MLAKLVFMLFVISSQLEGAARDNFRRGETSYNEPALIRRVPRQVACGYFPDEFKFVCSDGTCIAADKKCDGTVDCLDGSDETHHLCRETPCPDHLFRCTYGACVGGSAPCNGVTDCADNSDELQPKCNNYTFEIGGQFKCNDSSLIESDRRCDGIRDCSDGSDETLVACAGNVCASNGFQCAYGACVDEGAACNDIDECADGSDESDKLCNRTVPRRATTTTTTTTTTTTAPSTTTVGVPYMCVLPPHPENGLFLMNGDTAEYRAGDVAISAYFNTTCLPGYKVVGESVVICNLGRWIPTKLPSCVRACSLKPSDSLEYRCVLLDKGTNGTRECEELEVLGTVVMPECRRPNYYSPKPLPQMYCTDAGWSYKPTCLAKCGTPTPRGDFPWHVVVYRRADGTGDDYEQICGGSLVNEWTAVTAAHCVGLDDDCGVNPVENFMVAAGKLYRELNDPRDKLYQQTSQVSAIHVPERYGGDNLDYQYDLAVVKVKDRFVFSIYIRPVCLDFSSEFDEFQLKKGSMGRAAGWGLTQSRRGTESTKLKVVEMKYVEWQECKKRIPQLNIELIEVDKICASFGNGTTLSKGDSGSGLVFCAREHGEIRCYLRGVLFTAPPLPDGSYPNAIASFTHVQENEHFLQRHLANDPRPY from the exons TGATCTCGTCACAACTGGAAGGAGCGGCTAGAGACAATTTTAGAAGGGG aGAAACGTCATACAACGAGCCAGCATTGATCCGACGTGTGCCACGTCAGGTCGCGTGCGG GTACTTTCCGGACGAGTTCAAGTTCGTGTGTTCAGATGGCACTTGCATCGCAGCGGACAAGAAGTGCGACGGTACCGTCGACTGTCTCGACGGTTCGGACGAAACGCACCACCTCTGCAGGGAGACACC GTGCCCCGACCACCTATTTCGCTGTACATACGGCGCATGCGTCGGCGGTTCGGCGCCGTGTAATGGTGTCACAGACTGCGCCGACAATTCCGACGAGTTGCAACCGAAATGCAACAATTATACCTTTGAAATAGG GGGACAGTTTAAGTGCAATGACAGCAGTCTCATCGAGAGCGACCGGCGGTGTGACGGCATCCGCGACTGCAGCGACGGCTCCGACGAGACGTTGGTGGCGTGCGCCGGTAACGTCTGCGCCTCCAATGGGTTCCAGTGCGCTTATGGGGCCTGCGTCGACGAGGGCGCCGCCTGTAATGAC atAGACGAATGCGCTGATGGATCTGACGAGTCGGATAAACTATGCAACAGGACAGTACCACGGAGAGCCACCACAACGACCACCACAACGACCACCACAACGACCGCGCCGAGTACGACAACAGTGGG TGTTCCATACATGTGCGTGTTACCACCGCACCCGGAGAACGGCCTGTTCCTGATGAATGGTGACACCGCTGAATACAGAGCCGGTGACGTCGCGATTTCCGCCTATTTCAATACCACCTGCTTACCCGGATACAAGGTCGTCGGAGAGTCAGTGGTCATCTGTAACTTAGGACGGTGGATACCAACGAAATTACCATCCTGTGTCC GTGCCTGTTCATTGAAGCCGTCGGATAGCTTGGAGTACCGATGCGTGCTGCTCGACAAGGGTACGAACGGCACGCGTGAATGCGAAGAGTTGGAGGTGCTCGGGACCGTTGTGATGCCCGAGTGTCGCCGCCCCAACTACTACAGTCCCAAACCGCTGCCACAGATGTACTGTACCGACGCGGGCTGGAGCTACAAGCCCACCTGTCTAGCCA AGTGCGGCACGCCCACGCCGCGCGGGGACTTCCCGTGGCACGTCGTCGTGTACCGCCGCGCCGACGGCACCGGCGACGACTACGAGCAGATCTGCGGCGGCTCGCTCGTCAACGAGTGGACCGCCGTCACCG CTGCGCACTGCGTTGGGTTGGACGATGACTGTGGAGTCAACCCGGTCGAGAATTTCATGGTGGCTGCTGGCAAGCTGTACAGGGAACTGAACGACCCACGGGACAAACTTTACCAGCAGACATCCcaa gtttcAGCGATTCATGTACCTGAACGATACGGCGGAGATAATCTGGATTACCAGTATGATCTGGCTGTGGTCAAAGTGAAAGACAGATTCGTATTCAGTATCTACATTCGTCCAGTTTGTCTCGATTTCTCGTCAGAATTCGATGAATTCCAGTTGAAAAAAGGAAGTATGGGCAGA GCTGCGGGTTGGGGACTCACTCAGAGCCGACGTGGGACCGAGTCCACGAAGCTGAAGGTTGTGGAGATGAAGTACGTGGAGTGGCAGGAATGCAAAAAACGCATCCCGCAATTGAACATCGAGTTAATCGAAGTTGACAAGATCTGCGCCAGCTTCGGCAACG GCACGACGCTGAGCAAGGGCGACAGCGGCAGCGGGCTGGTGTTCTGCGCGCGCGAGCACGGTGAGATCCGCTGCTACCTGCGCGGCGTGCTGTTCACGGCTCCGCCGCTCCCCGACGGCAGCTACCCCAACGCGATCGCCAGCTTCACTCACGTGCAGGAAAACGAGCACTTCCTGCAGCGGCACCTCGCCAACGACCCGCGTCCCTA